The Harmonia axyridis chromosome 3, icHarAxyr1.1, whole genome shotgun sequence nucleotide sequence TACGTCACTGgaatatatgacatttttttactTACTTATGAAAAGATAAATCCGGATGGGAAATGTTACTTTTCTTACAAATTTCACACTGACGAatcatatttaaatatatattcaacTAAATTCAGCCTAAAACGCTCAAATCACGAAATAAATATTAGAGCACACaaatttatttccttaaatctCCTTAAATATCTCAGGATTCGAGCTGGCAACGATGCAACCAATATGACAGACCACGTGAAAGAAACCTGCCATCTTGAAAATTTGCCTTCATAAAATAAGAACAGTGTTGCCGCACTTCCCCAGACGCCGAATCATTCAAGGGTTGCGTTCTTAAATTTACTCCGAGTAAGCCGTGATACTCGAAGAGCATACACGGAGGAAGGAATAGTACGTTTGTGAACGCTTTTGAGTAATCACAGCTTACTCGGAGTAAGTTTAAGAACGCATAGACATGAACTGCGGACGAAGTTTTGAACCGAAACATCTGCCCAAATGATAAATCTGGCAACAGTGCTTTCCCCTAGTGAAATAGACCAGATTACAGTCGGCCAGTACAAATAGTGGACTAGTGAATGTTGGCCTCACTTTCAAATGTAAACAATCAGGTCTCTTTTGATACGTCTATGGAAAATGCACATGAATTAGATTAAGAGCACCCAGAAGCTCCTAACTACACATCAGTGTTTTCcccatttttatattatattctcaaaaaatatttctttcagtTCATTTGGAAAACGTTAGTAGGTTGTGCTGGAATGTATGGAGTGTTACAGAAACATTCTGGCAGAATTTTGACATGAGCCTCTTTGATATACATATGTGTTCTATGaggaaaattatttattcaatgtaTGTCAAAATGTATCATTGTTCTAAAGTCTTTCCcccatatttgaaaatattatttacaaTTAAGAATTAAGGCATCAATGGATGATTGAggttaatttaatttcaatttttatagtgACAAGTTCTAGGAACCCATTCGCACTATGAGATATTGTTTTCAGGATCTTAACATAACATGTTAGAAGGAATGAAAATTGACTTACATCATCAATagttcattaaaaataatatgtAATAGTATAAGTTGATGAAAAATGTAAGAGTATAAGTTGATGAAAGTATTTCCACTCGTCTATACTCAAAACGTATCTAGATCTTAAAATATCCCAAGAAAATAATGTAATTcgtaataataaaaattgaaagtttttaCCGCTATAATTTAGGTGGCTtttaaattacaatttttcaCACATTCATATAAACTTAAAGTATGATACAATAAATGCAACTTTCAATTCCTCTTTAAATATATACAGTATGCAGGAATATATCTCTCTTAAAAATATAATTCGATTTAACTCAATTACTTTAACGATTTTTTCTAAAAtaacaatatacatataaaattcACATAAGTTGAGAGTTTAACTCCTTATAacctattattataaaaaatatggaaaataaaatCTTAAATCTTTTTATATTCGATTCTCTCAACTTTCACATCATCGCCAACAAGTTGGTAAACGTAGGTGACCACAGTTGTGTTTTGAATATCCatcaaaacaaaagaaggagTGATATTGCTGAAAGAAATGAATAGATAAATCAGGGGCTTTGTTATTGCGAATCTAAAAAATGAATGGATAAACCATCATtcatattattaaaattaatattcattaataCTATGGATTTTGAATAATATAACATACTTGTCTAAAGCATTATATGCTCCTGTCGCTGATCCTGGATTAATATAAAACTTATTCTCATGTTCATAAGCTTCGAATTTGTGTGTATGACCTGATATCAAAATATCTACATCCAATTGTCTCTGCATGACCGCTAGAGATTCTGGATCACCCCAAGGTACAACCTGATGTCCATGTGTGAGCCCTATTCGAAACTGCCCAACTGCGACTACTTTTTGTTCGGGATAATTTAAATTCTAGAGTACATAAGAAGGGTCAAAAATTCGAATAAGAATTTAGGTAACATGTAGCTTACATCATCAAAATCGCCTCTTACAATATGAACATCACTAGCCAGAGTTTTCAAATAATCATAGGATTCCTTAGTACATAAATTGCCAGTGCATAGTATATGCTGAATTCTTCCAGGAGccaacaattttttgaatttgaaaggtAAACTGTTACATCTGTGTGGAATATGAAGATCACCTAACACTAAgaccaactgaaaatttcagattaaatATGGAGATAAAAACAATTGACTGTATAATACCATTTTATCTTTGTTTGTTCTTGACTTGAATAGTGATTATGAATTAGAtgtaattattaaaatatgatTAGAGGCGTTTTCATAACCTCAAACTTTGACATTTGCATCACAGAGATACAAGAGGAATTTGCATCCAGCTCTAGGCTCTATGTACATtttgtatttattcattaatctgTGTTCATTTTTTGGGGTTCACCAAAGACtaattttcctttgaaatcaTAAAAGCCACTGAACTATAACCACAGAACAATTCGCGATTCAATGGTGAGCAGAGCCATCTATAAACAAACTTGGTAATGGGTAAAATCAGATTACTCCATTTGAATACGAAACAATTCGTCATTTAAatcgaaaaaagtattgataataaaaaaaagttcataccTATCTCTTCGAATCTGtattttagatatttaaatttccatCCAAGTAGTAGAATAtgatatataatatttttcatcaactCCTAAAATTTAAAGATAGTCTTCAATGCTGTACACATAATCGTGTGTGGAAATGTATAAAAAACAGCTAGAGTCGTTAGTTCAGCTAACCACATGAGATCATTAGGTTTAGCGAACCACTTCATAGGCGTAACAAGGAAGGTGAGGATATTGGGGACATAACCCCATcattgattagaagaaataaaaaacaattaaaaaaatatctatgaaaaattgaaagattttgcgtcctatatttcttcttcatatGATTCCAAAGAAAATCTCTAATCCGCTATATCAAGAAGATTATTATTCACATCTTGATATTGAATCATCATcaactttttcctttttgacTAGATTGGTGAATTTAACTAGAGTTCAGAGAATAGATTATGGAAAGATTACACACATGAATCCAAAAATAGAATGGTTAGATttcaataaacaataaattCAAACTACATATTTGCTTTTGTGGTTTTAATAATTGCAATGTTGATGAACATGTCTTCAATATATTCGAGAGCTAGTAAGACACCATATCAGACGAGTAATATTCAAGCAAAATTCAATCTCCTCAATTTTATCCAAGCATTcagataaatttttttcattaaaaacatAACTCGTAAAAAAACAATTATCTTGAATTGGATTGGTTTTGTTGAGTTTACCATCATAGttgataatattattttctctaaaatAACACTTCAGAAAACACAAAAAGTTGTCGGTGTAATCGTCTTctgtgaaaatcaaaaatttcatatgaataataTCTTCCAGGTCGACTTTAGTTTCATAAAAACATGAACGAGCTGCTTTATGGGATTCTAAAGTGCATTCTTGAGGTAGATATGATGTTacctgaaaaaatataattatagttTCAGATGGAAATTGAGGTGAAAATTACTCAATAAATCAGATAATATAATTTACTTATTATACATAGTTCTTATTTAGAATTGCATACAATAAATCGAGGCATGGTATTAATCTTAACTAAAGAAGTGGTGGATAACTTACTTGGGCAAATACTTCGTGAAAAAATAAgggaagaataataaaataatcagtattcatattttccaatttgttatatataaaaaatactaaGGTATATGAATACCTAAcgatatgtatatgtatattatgtcATGAAGTTCCTGTCCTGATGGTCTCTTATGTATATCATAATATTTGAGGATGTTCATAATTATGGCATGTGTGAATCATTAAATCCTCATATGAGCACATCTGAATGTATCGTCGAGTCAATTGGTGTATCTATTATTAGAAATATTAATGCTTACAATTATTGTTATATTCCAATACCTATCcctccaaaaaattaaaaattatatttcatgcCGGCAAAGCTACATTCTCTatctatttgtattttttttcctttttttccctGTTATCATCGAATACTTTATCTAGGCAAAGTTTTTTCAAGTTCAGCTAAGAATTGCATATAGTTAGGCACTCAATTGGGATTGACAGATAGAGACAAAGAGACCGATATGAAACCAAAGTTCTTCAGAATGCATCGTACTGCTTTTTTCTACCAATTCAAAGTGTCTACTAGCAGAATGCTTGTAGATCGAACACTTTTGACCTTGAAAACATGACCTGATAGCTATGAAAACTTTGTTTccttcaaatttaatttcagtGGTTGATAGAAAAACATTGATATATTCAAGAACAGGACACGTGACTCGACAAGACAAATCGAGATGGACATACAAAGTAACACATACTGGCGACCAAGAACGACGAAACGCAGTGTAGGTAGACCACAGAGGGGATGGCTTGATGATATAAAACGATATGGAGGAAATAGATGGTTTCAGATAGCTCAGGACAGGACAGCATGAAAGAGGCCTACATCCAGGAGTGGATAAGGGAAGGCTGacgaagagagagagagagatattcaagaacaaaatattcaacatttttatacctatgtattaggtgtagtaaaaaaaaacgttatttttccaatagatgacTTAAGTTGTCTGTATTTCGCGTTGTATCAGTTCGATAGAGATCTACTACATGATGTTAGAAAGATGTGATTTAGTACTACAAAAAATGTCCtgatagttttgtgattagttgactttAGTTTGAGCGcccgtcaaagatggacactagcaaagagaaaatagaCAGGTTTTCTTTGATAAAGACGAAAATGCGAGCCAGACGAcggaaaatgtaaatagtaccTATTTATGATCCTGATGCTATACCAGCCAATCTCGCGCTATTTTGGTTACGTCAATTCCGGTAATTTTTATGACGAAGATGCACCACGCGCTGGAAGGCCAATGTAAAAAATGTctataaaatcatggacattgtcgggTCCGACcttcatgtaagcactgtttcgattgtccAACAAGTAAATATTACACAAACACCggttggaaccatttgcatatttttatttattattatttggtttGGTAATCCTtacgggaactgcgaccatgcagatcttttgttcactaccctactcattcatagaaccccagggaggtcgtcaacgacgttaataaaattgacaacctccttaggggccttggccgttacctctctggtatccaggaccggcttacccatgtaaATGGTTCTTAGgtcagccagctccggacacttacATATCAAGTGTttggctgtttctgcttccgatccacagagcctgcaaatctcgtctgctgactttccctttcggtacaaatgatgtttgtaccgaaagtgccccgtcagcagtcccaccatcacccgaagctcggctcgcgacagcttcaggagctttttggcgtaggtaggtgaaatcttcacgaatttctttgcctgaacaagtctaggagtgtaagtccagtggattgtcctactgttcaactcccgcagctggaccgcagctttatattggtcttttcctatcccacagaaaggctcaggtccaccaggtcttaaccttgatgcactttttgcaagttcatccactctttcatttccttcaaccccacagtgccctggtacccatagtagagtcaccttatttcctctggctaaaccatttgcataaggttagtctcaagaagaagctcgatgtatgggtaccaaatcagtaaacgcaaaaaaaaaacctcatgggccgaatttccatctgcgaatcgcaatAAAATCGACTAATTTTTGAAGCAGTTGGTGAATTGTGATAAAAattggatcacttacgacaacgtcaagcaaaaacggacGTAGGAGAAACGCGGTCAACCAGCGGAAACcatggccaagctaggattgacagcCTGaaagttttgctgtgtgtttggtgggattgacaAGAAATTATCTACTTTGAGCCACTCCCCTATGGCAGAACTGATAACTCGAAACTGTACTGCCATTAATTGAACTTTTTGAAGGAAGCAATTACTCAAGAGCGGTCAGCTTTGGCTAATAGAAAAGGAATTGTgtttcatcaggacaacgccaggctaCACACATGGATAATAACTCTCTAGAAGCTCCTGGAGATTGGTtaagaggttcttatgcatccaccgtATTGTCCGGACTTGGCACCAAGTagttaccatctgttcctgtccatggcgaacaattttgctggtgaaaaattttagGGAcgcagtcagttaataaaacaagacatattttttgacacaaaaatgttttcttagtgaaaataataatgaaattaccGAGAGCTAACTATAACATAACttaagttatgaaaatacaaataggtatcaaaatataaaatgcAATTTCAAGAACTACatcgtctttttactatagacttaTAGAACATCGTACCTTTGaacaatgcaggacgttttttatgaaattgacAAAACGTCCATTGATATTATTGACATTGATTGGttttaagttgaaaaatacgatATCATAAGAAATTGAAATGATGCCTAAGGGAATAAAAtaggctccttcaaagaaaatgcaGATAAATTAGACAAAGCAGGGCAgcgaaatttcattttgccagggcgccaaaatgtctgtcGGCAACCCAGACCCTATCTAGATTATAGATAAGCAGGTACCCCTCATAGTCCAGTCAAATTCTGCTCACAAAGTACTCTCTCGGAAAAGTTTTGggatagttttgatttcttgtatttcatttgttttctgaGGTGCTGAATTCGAATCATAATTTGCCCCCCAAATTTCGCGACGGAACCatggaaaaaatgcaaaaagaggtaaaaatatcattttttggcagttttttgcatataacttggaaaatatcaaatttcgtAAATTAACTTCCTATGCAAAAACCAAGTACCTATgtaaaattttctacaaatttcaatttacaAGAAACTATCGTTTGAGTCCAAACGGTTCATCGAACaatgaaaagaaataaaatgaaaaacatttctaggaaattttattttctttgtttttataCGAGAAGATCATACacgaaaaatttatagttttcgAGGTAAAAGCAAAAAacgccaaaaaaaaaagttgataggtaccattttttttggaatttttttcaatttaacgaAATGTCAAGAAATTTAGATGGCAAGCCTCAGATTCGGATccaaaaatcatataaaaaaatcggagaaatcaaaactacccaaaaatataactatgaaaaacACATATTGACTGAACTAACAGGAGAGCTGTGATATTTGTATCACTGTATATTGAATGTAAATTCTATATttagaataattattttattaattattattattattattattattattagttagTATTAGTTTTTTTGACGAAATTTGGCAAATTTTAAAAATAGgtgatcaaatattcaaattatatgtCGCCcctaaataattcaatttttccatgCTCAAGAAGAAGTGAGCTAGCTTGTCACCTTTTGTTCCAGAAATTCTCaaatacatatatacatattaaaaataattttttttattttacacgTAACATGGAGAATCTATGACTGGAGGAGAGTGCAAAAGCTCTCGACTTCATGTCAgaactttcctcatttttattttgGTGGTTTATAAAAGCAAGAAATCTGTcgatattcaatatttcaataattcacatGGCCTCTCATTTGTAAcgaacatttcatttcatttcatttgaacttTGTCATATCACGTTACAAAATTCcaagtaaaaaatcaaaatcatgactagcaaaaaatttcaacacgaAAAATTGTTATGCATCAACCTATAATGTTTAAGTTATTGCCATTTCGAATAGATAAACTGTGCTCATTTTTTGGTACAAATTGGCGCAATTTCTTCGTCCAAATCTAACGTTAAAGACCATTTAATGATGGGTGTTATATTCTTTCGTATATTATGTTCCAATGGTTAAATTCTGACTGAATAACCACAATAACATGGATCTAATAATGATACATTAAAATGAAGGAAATGTGATTAGGTAacactgaaattgaaaattaaataatttctaTGGAGGTGACAATTCATTCTAACCTTGTCTGATTCCAATTCGAAATGTATAAATGTGGATACAGTTTTCCCAGACAGTTAATCCAAAATGACTTCTCTCAAAGTTCTCTCTGTTTTTGTTGCCCTTATTGTCGCCTTACATGCAGATGACGATGTGAGTTATAAGCTTTTTAAATTTTGTGTTCTTTTCGGGGGGGACTTTATCAGCTACCGCCTATCAGTAATAAAAATTTATCGTTTgaggaaaataaattttgaacttTTACAGTTTTACGTTTTAGTTtgggaaaaattcgaaaataaaaaaaaacagttgggCATTAAGTATTTCTTATGTATAAATGTATAGTGTGTGAAATAGTTAGGGTGTTGAGGGTATGGGAGCTAAATGGCACATTTTCTTGACTAATCCAATTCGGATATATATACTAACCGACAAAGAAACtccaacacccagaaggagctgtttttttttgtaaaacatagaaagtattacaaggagtaaataattgaatttggagaaaaaaatcatgaagaattcttcatgtgaacaatttttgttactcaaatattgtagtcgttttttgcaagttatttaaattttacaacaaaccagctattCGATCAGattcaaagtcgatgtttagttgttgttaaaatgcctagagcacgtgtacgcggaatttatggCCAGCTAAGTggatttgaaagaggtcgaattattgatcTACGGAAGGctgggttgtcatttcgagaaatcgcttacCGTACATAGACGTAGAAATACAACTGCTGTTATGAGATggtgtcaagcgtggtttgacaATGCCCAAaacgaagaagagtaggcaccgaatatcgaaggggcacaaatgaagttcaatatCGACGTCTAAGAATTAAGGCCATTATAGAGACCGGTTTGCGACAACTTGATCTTTGGCTGattagtggttaggagaacaaggccatcttgTAACTgcccgaacggtttaccgccggataagctcttttggactgcagcattatcgaccccatcttgtgttacctcagacggttgagcatcgccggcaacgatttcagtggtgcagagaacgccAACATTGTAATGTAGAATGGCACAGGTGGTCTTTTCTAATGGATCTCGATTAtctttgggtgcacatgatcgccgaagaagggttagacaacgtcggggagaaagatgtgaacttcagtttgatgttgagcgtcatgtaaaccggacagtaggcgttatggtatggtttgctattgcacatgcacatatgcaagtaggtcacatttagtctttattcgaggtaacatgactgCGGTGCGTTATCTCCAAGAAATTGTGGAGCTATATGTTCTCCttcaccttaaccggctcgagaaaccaatatttcagcaagataatgccctatctcatgttgccagagttagtttaaactttttcgaagcgacccatgtgaatcttttgccatggctcatcagatcccccgatctttcgctcaTAGAACATgttgggtagaaggcttggaacatcatgggtagaagacttggaaatttggcggctctgagacatgaagtaggtacaggtagcttgggatactTAGTATTCCTCGAGAAGAAAttgaccatcttattgcatcaattccgagacgtgttgggaggTATATAGATAATGGCGgtagacaaacacattattaacaattctattgaaaaaattttaacccttcgtttttttctccaaatttcaatcatttactccttgctatactaactatgattttccaaaaaaaaaaaaaaaatttaaatttaaacagctccttctgggtattgcagtttctttgtcagttattatATATCcagctcaacatttttgagcgctTTTTCCCTAAATATATTATGCTCATCATTCAATCATGATGTATaatctataattttcgaattttgggccggtaatggtctcaaacaataatgtgatgatgaatccgtccccaaattcgattctgttctTTCAGCTGTCATTTCCAGTTAGTTGGAAGacatgcatttgttttgatagAAGAAAGTAGGTGCTAAAGGTCTACAATGGAAGAGAGTTgaacagaaagctataaaatccAAAATCTCAGCAAATAACATCTGCTCAACACGGAAGACATAAAAACAAGaccattttccaaaaaaaaacggccttggtattataatattttaatcATTAATCTATTTCATTCCAGCATGAAAAACACTTCGCCATGTTCAAGGAATGCGCGGAGGAAAATGGTTTGAAAATGGATGGTTTCAAAAGAGGAGAAAGACCAGTTGGACCACCTTCCAATGAGATGATGTGCACTGTCAAATGCACTATGGAGAAGGAGGGCATATTATCAGGAGGAAAAATTCTTATTGAGGAATTCAAAAAAGATCCGAAACTGACAAAACACGTACCTGCAGATAAAATGGATGCAGCGTTAGAGTGCTTGAAAGGAGTGGAAGTTTCAGATTGTTCCGACATGAAGAAAGTTATGGATTGTACTCATGATATGAAGTTTTGATGAAGACATCCTTTTAATATTTGGTTTATACAAAATATAGAATGATCTAAAggaaaatctaaaaattttaattgactATCCATGTATAGGCACCATCAGGAATTTGATATTATAAATGTTAAACTTTTTACAGAAAAATAGTCCCATTTGATATTGCAATGTATTCACATCACTCATTATATTTTAGCTAGATACGACTTCTCATAATTCCAATCGAAAATAGCGTTTTTAATATATGCcaatatcattttgaatattgaaaagaaaaatccgGCTGAATAGAGTTTTGCTTCAAGAAAATTTCCGGCAAATATGCCAATATTTTTTAAGATTATACATATTATGTAAAGATTATGATATATGTTGCTAACTAGGAGGTATAACGTTTATTATTAGGTGCAGTtgtaaaaagaaattcattgatggatttagttatctgtatttcgCGTTGTACGAGTTCGATAGGGTTCTACTAGATGACGTTAGAAAGATtggatttcgtactacaaaaacttttctgacagtttcgTGATAAGTTCACTCAGTTGGACTCTGATGGACACTATCAAAGAGGCAATACACTGTATTttagagtttttttttcgagaaaggtgaaaatgcaagccaggcagctgaaaatagtgtttatgaccctgatactgtaacagccaatcatgcTGACATTTGGTTTcctcgattccgttccggtaaatTCGATAACAAAGATcgaccacgcactggaaggccaattgtcgaaaatgtcgataaaatcacggacattgtcgagtccgactgTCATATTAGCACTGTTTTGATTGCTCTAGAGCTAAGACTTTTTCATATGCGAATCTGTGCTGAATCGAAAcgaaatcgacccatttttgaagaggTTAGTGACTGATGATAAAAAGTAgttcacttacgacaacgtcaagcaaaaacggtcgtggttgaaatgcggtgagccggcggaaacgatGGCCAAGCTAAGATTGACagccaggaaggttttgttgtatgtttggtgggattgacaGGGAATTATATTTagtatgagctgctcccctacagCACAAATATTAATTCGGAATtgaactgtcaacaattggaccgtcagCAGGAAGCAATCGCCAAGAaacggccagctttggccaatgggaaaggaattgtgttccatcaggactacgccaggccacacacatcgatagtgactctcCAGAAGCTCCTGGAGCTTGATTGGAAGGTTATTTTGCATCTACCTTATAGTCCAgatctggcaccaagtgatttcCATCTGTTCCTGCCTATGGCAAACAATTttactggtgaaaaattcggtTCAACAAaaacttgtgaaaatcgactgtcttaATTTTTTGCCAGTAGGGACGAGGACTATtaaagaggcataatgatattactttTACAATGGCccccttaaaaaaattatacctgTACTCAAACACTCCTCCAAGTTTTCAATAACTTTTCGTTTCTATTTCTTAAATTCGCTTCCACCTCGGTTTATCACTCTTTCAATTGAGAACCCCAAGAAATTATTTGCGGGGGATGTCAATTCAAAGTTTGCTATCCAGAATGGCACTATTTTTGGTGATGATGAGAACGAATTCAAACCAGGAGTATCAGAATGGaaatttcggatcattttgTGACGTATAgcctaaaattaaaaaaataaataaaaatagtaATGCATTGAAGTTCCGACATTTTGAATTTATCAATTTAGATTTATTGTCTGAATTTTTATTGGTAACTTCATCGAGGACATGTTGTACTTGTTTTCAATGACAAAGCGAAACAGCTACTGACTCAAAAGCAATTGTTTTGAAAGGGAAATAAAATCATTCAGGTac carries:
- the LOC123675537 gene encoding vacuolar protein sorting-associated protein 29; the protein is MLVLVLGDLHIPHRCNSLPFKFKKLLAPGRIQHILCTGNLCTKESYDYLKTLASDVHIVRGDFDDNLNYPEQKVVAVGQFRIGLTHGHQVVPWGDPESLAVMQRQLDVDILISGHTHKFEAYEHENKFYINPGSATGAYNALDNNITPSFVLMDIQNTTVVTYVYQLVGDDVKVERIEYKKI
- the LOC123675538 gene encoding uncharacterized protein LOC123675538, translating into MTSLKVLSVFVALIVALHADDDHEKHFAMFKECAEENGLKMDGFKRGERPVGPPSNEMMCTVKCTMEKEGILSGGKILIEEFKKDPKLTKHVPADKMDAALECLKGVEVSDCSDMKKVMDCTHDMKF